In Perognathus longimembris pacificus isolate PPM17 chromosome 3, ASM2315922v1, whole genome shotgun sequence, a single window of DNA contains:
- the Gpalpp1 gene encoding GPALPP motifs-containing protein 1: protein MARDLIGPALPPGFKARGAAEDEERDPSPVAGPALPPNYKSSSSDSSDSDEDSSSLSEERNQESEEDDSGPTAKKQRRNQDDNDDDEEGFFGPALPPGFKKQDDSPPRPIIGPALPPGFIKSTQKSDKGREDQGQASTYLNSEQTDSSEDEDIVGPMPAKGPINYSVTAEFEKRAQRMKEKLTKGDDDSSKPITRESWMTELPPEMKDFGLGPRSFKRRADDKSGDRSIWTDTPADRERKAKQTQESRKSLGKKDEDHIPSARDKRLAEQVSSYNESKRSESLMDLHHKKLKNKAAEDKNKPQERIPFDRDKDLKVNRFDEAQKKALIKKSRELNSRFSHGKGNMFL from the exons ATGGCGAGGGACCTGATCGGACCTGCGCTGCCCCCTGGCTTCAAGGCCAGGGGGGCCGCGGAGGACGAAGAGCGAGACCCGAGTCCCG TTGCAGGACCAGCTCTGCCCCCTAATTATAAAAGCAGTAGTTCAGATTCATCGGACAGCGATGAGGACAGCAGTTCTTtgtctgaagaaagaaatcaagaatcTGAAGAAGATGACAGTGGTCCAACTGCAAA GAAACAGAGGAGGAATCAGGATGACAACGATGATGATGAGGAAGGATTTTTTGGACCAGCCCTTCCTCCTGGATTTAAAAAGCAGGATGATTCTCCACCAAG gccTATCATAGGTCCTGCATTGCCACCTGGCTTCATTAAATCTACTCAGAAAAGTGACAAAGGGAGAGAGGACCAAGGACAAGCATCAACATATCTCAACTCTGAG CAAACAGACAGCAGTGAAGATGAAGATATTGTTGGACCAATGCCCGCAAAAGGACCCATTAACTACAGTGTAACAGCAGAATTTGAAAAAAGGGcccagagaatgaaagaaaaattaacgAAAGGAGATGAT GATTCATCTAAACCAATTACAAGAGAATCATGGATGACTGAGCTTCCTCCAGAAATGAAAGATTTTGGTCTTGGGCCAAGGAGCTTTAAGAGGAGAGCCGATGACAAATCTGGAGACCGATCAATCTGGACAGATACTCCAGCGGACAGGGAAAGGAAAGCGAAG CAAACACAAGAATCAAGGAAGTCATTGGGTAAGAAGGATGAAGACCACATACCATCAGCAAGAGATAAGAGGTTGGCTGAGCAAGTGTCTTCATAcaat GAATCCAAAAGATCAGAATCTCTCATGGACCTtcatcataaaaaattaaaaaataaggctGCTGAAGATAAAAACAAGCCCCAAGAGAGAATACCGTTTGACCGGGATAAAGATCTCAAGGTCAATCGGTTTGATGAAGCTCAGAAAAAAGCCCTAATAAAGAAATCCAGAGAACTAAACAGCAGGTTTTCACATGGCAAAGGCAATATGTTTTTATAA